The Arachis ipaensis cultivar K30076 chromosome B05, Araip1.1, whole genome shotgun sequence nucleotide sequence CGCTGTCACATGAGAAGCTTAGCCTCGTGGATGTTGGAACAGGTGCTGGTATTCCTGGAGTTGTTTTTGCCATAGCTTGTCTAGGTGaacttttcactgctttttttcCATGTGTAATTAGATTCAGTTCCTTTTTTGCGATTTGTGATTTTCTCTTTGCTTTTGCAATTGAAATGGAGTAGAATGGAAAGTTACGCTGATGGAGTCCATGAACAAGAGATGCGTATTCTTGGAGCATGTTGTTGGAATCATCGGTTCATCAACTATCCAGATAATAAGAGAAAGAGCAGAGGTAACACACACGCTTTCATATTCTTGTATTATGAAACTGtcctttttgaaatttta carries:
- the LOC110262970 gene encoding uncharacterized protein LOC110262970 — translated: MNLTAVKDADEVMERHIEDSLEILPPLRNCYRTRCGSALSHEKLSLVDVGTGAGIPGVVFAIACLEWKVTLMESMNKRCVFLEHVVGIIGSSTIQIIRERAEVTHTLSYSCIMKLSFLKF